A genome region from Methanomicrobiales archaeon includes the following:
- a CDS encoding adenosylcobalamin-dependent ribonucleoside-diphosphate reductase gives MKFSTVALQLLQSRYLLPGESPSDLFSRVARAVDTGKAREFLAMMENLLFLPNSPTLMNAGTPSGQLSACFVLPVEDSIASIFSTLKHMALIHKSGGGTGFSFSHVRPRGDSVNGTAGIASGPLSFIEVFDKATEAVRQGGRRRGANMGVLASSHPDIVAFVNSKRGGGLRNFNISVGFDAEFFRCLESGRPYELVNPRDGSVWGTIGARDLWEIVAHAAWSTGDPGMLFLDEINRRNTVPGLGLIETTNPCGEQPLYPYESCNLGSINLAKCVRKGELDDDLLRHAARNGVEFLDAVIDVNQFPLPQIREKTLSTRKIGLGIMGLSDMFIQLGLPYSSNEALATADRLMGLIQQEARETSRELGERKGSFPAIDKSVFRSPMRNATVTTIAPTGSLHIIAGTSEGIEPPFSLAYRRTIDGRPVEVVNPLLEAYAASYRGSVDILSHAKRTGSVQDLPLPDHTRDLFQTALEIPAECHVRMQAVLQKHVDNAVSKTVNLPEHASVDDVSRVFELARSLRCKGITIYRNRSKENQVLTSGCDVCRLD, from the coding sequence ATGAAGTTCAGCACCGTCGCACTCCAGTTGCTGCAGTCTCGCTACCTGCTGCCTGGAGAGAGTCCATCGGATCTCTTTTCGCGCGTTGCACGGGCCGTTGATACGGGCAAGGCACGCGAGTTTCTTGCCATGATGGAGAACCTGCTCTTTTTACCCAACTCCCCCACCCTCATGAACGCCGGCACACCATCAGGGCAGCTCTCCGCCTGCTTTGTCCTCCCGGTTGAAGATTCGATCGCGAGCATCTTCTCCACGCTTAAGCATATGGCACTCATCCACAAGAGCGGCGGAGGAACCGGATTCTCGTTCAGCCACGTGCGGCCCCGCGGGGATTCCGTGAATGGTACAGCGGGAATCGCCAGCGGACCGCTGTCCTTCATCGAGGTGTTCGACAAGGCGACGGAGGCGGTGCGGCAGGGGGGAAGACGACGAGGCGCGAACATGGGCGTGCTGGCCAGTTCGCACCCGGATATCGTCGCGTTCGTTAACAGCAAACGTGGCGGGGGGCTGCGCAACTTCAATATCTCCGTGGGTTTCGACGCGGAGTTCTTCCGGTGCCTCGAGTCGGGAAGGCCGTACGAGCTCGTGAACCCCCGGGACGGATCCGTCTGGGGAACGATAGGGGCCCGCGATCTGTGGGAGATAGTGGCGCATGCGGCCTGGTCCACCGGCGATCCCGGCATGCTGTTCCTGGACGAGATCAACCGCCGGAATACCGTCCCGGGGCTCGGTCTCATCGAAACCACCAACCCCTGCGGCGAGCAGCCCCTCTATCCCTACGAGAGCTGCAACCTCGGAAGTATCAACCTCGCAAAGTGTGTCCGGAAGGGAGAGCTGGATGATGACCTGCTGCGGCATGCAGCGCGGAACGGCGTCGAGTTCCTGGATGCGGTAATCGATGTCAACCAATTTCCCCTCCCGCAGATCCGTGAGAAGACGCTGTCCACTCGTAAGATAGGGCTCGGGATCATGGGGCTCTCGGACATGTTCATCCAGCTCGGGTTGCCCTACAGTTCGAACGAGGCGCTTGCCACCGCCGACCGCCTGATGGGCCTGATCCAGCAGGAAGCCCGGGAGACGTCCCGGGAACTCGGCGAGAGGAAAGGATCCTTTCCGGCGATCGACAAGAGCGTATTCCGCAGCCCCATGCGGAATGCGACCGTCACCACCATCGCTCCGACCGGATCCCTCCATATCATCGCCGGTACGAGCGAAGGGATCGAACCTCCCTTCTCTCTCGCATACCGTCGTACCATCGACGGACGGCCCGTCGAGGTGGTCAATCCGCTCCTGGAGGCGTATGCGGCATCGTATCGCGGGAGCGTCGATATCCTCTCCCATGCGAAAAGGACAGGGAGCGTTCAGGATCTGCCGCTCCCCGATCACACCCGGGACCTCTTTCAGACCGCACTCGAGATCCCCGCGGAGTGCCATGTGCGGATGCAGGCAGTTCTGCAGAAACACGTCGACAATGCCGTCTCAAAGACGGTCAATCTGCCGGAGCATGCATCGGTTGACGACGTGTCGCGGGTATTCGAGCTCGCCCGATCCCTCCGGTGCAAAGGCATAACCATCTATCGAAACAGGAGCAAAGAAAACCAGGTTCTCACCAGCGGATGCGACGTATGCAGGCTGGATTGA